GATCACCCTTTCCGGCCGGGCGCAGACAATCGGGCGGCCGCTTCTGTATCGCACGACCGATGAATTCCTGAAATATTTCAATCTCAACGCCATCGAAGACCTGCCCAAGATGACCGAGATTGAGGAATTGCTGTCCTCGCGGGAGCCGGATGCCCAGCAGACACTTCCCCTGGACAGCCGGGATGAAAATGAACCGCTGGCCGCGGAGAATACCGACGAGATGATTCCGCCCGCGGAGCTTGAGGATGCCCCGGATTCTGACACTGAGGCAGAGGAAAATAACGTTCCCCTCGGTGATGTCAATGATGAAGAGATGGCGGAAGAAGAAGCGGAAGTAATTGAGAATTCATGAGGTCATCCGGCTTGCCGGGTTTCCGACAGAAACAGCCCCTAATACTCGTTTAAGGAGGAGTCCGGAAATTGATCCGGATAAATAAGTTTCTTTCGTTATGCGGGGTAACCTCCCGGCGGGGCGCGGAGCAACTAATCAGTGAAAAGAGAGTCACGGTCAATGATGTCACGATTGACCGCCTCGGCACCATTGTTGACGAGGAGAATGATGTTGTCAAGGTCGATGGGACGGTCGCCGGCTTGACCCGCAAGAAATTCTATGTTCTTCTGAATAAACCGAAAATGGTGCTGACCACGCTTCACGACCCATTTAAAAGGAAGACGGTTCAGTACTATGTCAAAACACTTGGCGCGCGGGTTTATCCGGTAGGGAGACTGGATTACGACACCGAAGGGGCTTTGATATTAACCAATGACGGCGAACTGGCTTACCGGCTGGCTCATCCCAAGTATGAGATCAAGAAAATCTATCAGGCATTGGTGGTCGGCGCTTTCACGGCTGACCATGCCGCGGAAGTCTCCAAGGGAATTAAGCTGGATGACGGGCATATCGGCCATGCGGAGGTGGAAATATTGGATAGCATCGTACGACGCTCGGTAGTTCGCCTGACTCTGACCGAGGGGCATAAACGGGAGATCAAACAACTCATGAAAAGCGTCGGCCACCATGTCATAGATCTGCGGCGAGTGGAGTTTGCGGGGCTTCGCGTTGACGACCTGAAACCGGGCCGCTGGCGGCATCTGAACCACCTCGAAATCCGCAAGCTGAAGGATATGGTGGGAATAGAATAATAAATCGGTACGAGCGCCCGCCACGGCCGGCTGATGGCGCGTTTAAAAATGGCGGAACCGCAAGACTTCGGGCTTGTTGAAAAAGTGTTGTTTTTGACATGGGGGATTAGTTATATGTGTTCATGCAAACAAAAAGAGAACGGATACAGATGAGGATGATGCTTCTGCCGCCGTTGGAGACATTTATCCCGGAAGACCACCCTATTCGGCGCTTGAATAAGGTGGTGGATTTGAGTTTTGTCCATGAAGCGGTGCGTGGGCAATATTGTCAGGACAACGGTCGTCCCTCGATTGATCCGGAAGTAATCATTCGTTTGTTTTTGCTTCAGGCGGTTGAGGAGATAGCGCATGTGCGGGATTTAATCCGGCAGGCGCATGTAAACTTGGCCTATCGCTGGTTTATCGGTTACGATCTTGACGAGAAGCTGCCGGATCACTCGACTCTGTCGCGGGCCTTAGATCGTTTTGGGGACAAGGTCTTCAACGAGCTTTTTACAAAGAGTATTGCTCAATGCAAAGCGAGCGGTTTAATCGAGGGGCGGGGGGAGTTCGTTTCTTCGTTTTTGCATTCTCTTGTAGTGTTCTTGTAGCGAATTTGGGGAAGATTCTATTCGGGTGACAGTTGTTGACGATGGGACAGTTGATAAATTGCTTTTTGACTTTAGACATATAAATAAACACTCTTCTTACATAAGGGGGATGGGGGCTAAATTACCATCGGTTCGATGTGGATTTTGAAGGGGAAATGGGATATGAATGCGGGTAAGTGTCGAAACCGCAAGGGCTTCGACCCACCTGACTATTTATTATATTTTTTAACAGCCCCAATATTCCATTGTTCCCCGAATATGTGGTCAAAAGGCCGTGCACCTTCCATTCCCCCGGAACAGATTCGCAGAACTTCGAAGAATGGACGCTTTGATCTTTCCAGTATATTGACTGTCAGCCATTTGTATGAAGCCTCTTGTTTGATTGGTCGCAACATTGCGGGAAAGCCCCGTGACATAGTCGCAAGAGCCTTTCAAGCCATGACCCCCAATAGTAATCTATATTTGGGCTCCATGCTTGAATTCCAACTTTAGGCTGGTGACGCATTCAGTACCATTCCATTTAATTAAAGGGGACAGCGCGTATGCTAAAGTTGATTAATGGATCGGTGCATACCTTTCGATGCCAATTCTGTCGACTCGCAATCAATGGTTGCCTTTCTCATTAGGTAATGGAGATAGAAATTGTCTCCTATGAACATTTTCGAACCGTGAAGAGCACAGAGCGAATATATATTGGTATTTTCGCGGGACCTATGGTCGCTGGCAAAAATACCCGCCCCCGGGGTATTTTAAACCTCTATCCATATTATCATAATAGAATGCCAACATTTCATGCCCGGCCTGATTTTTTCCTTTTGGGGCTTGACAATAAGTATTCCATTGTATATATATATATTAGTTTGACGGAATATTTCTAAAAGGCATGGCATCTTGAAATTCGAATGGAGCTTTTTCCATCATCAATTTTGAAAACATCTTCAACCGTGTGCATTTCAGTGCTCTACATTCTCAGAGAGTAATAGATGCATCGCAAAGGTATTTGGAGGTTAGGCAGGTATGAAACAAACAGCGATCCTTTTGGGGGTGCTCGGCGTTCTATTCTGCATCTGCGCCACAGACATTCACGCACAAATCACAAACTCCGACAATCAGAAGAATTCGGTGGCGGCAGACAAGGCGTTTGGTTCATTGCGGGATTCCCTCTTGCGAAAGTATACTGGGAGCGTTGTAAAGGACGACACGAAAGGAAAAAATTCAATCTGCGAATTACATGCATGGTTCGATCGAAAGCTTACGGACCTGCAAACGCAATATTATGGAGACGGCTTCCGCCTGTCCCCGCTCGGTATTTACAGCACACGCGTTCCCCAAGATTCAGCACGCATCAAAAAATGGAATTTCGGAGCCGAATACCATTTGCCGTTGAATACTATAAACGGCTTTTTCACTGCCTTTTCCCCGAATCTTTTTAACCCTCGTGCATTTGCAAGAGTATTCCTCGGCGGGGGAATTGGTAATATCTCAGGCCTTAAGGCCCCAGCCACCGAGGTCACCTCAAACTGGGGAGTTAATGGTGAGTTGGTCTTCGAGAACAAAGAACGCTTGTGGCTTAATCCCTTGATCGGTTTGTCATATGTCTGGGTCAATCCCAAATTGGGTTCTGATGGTCAGGGCAATTATCTGTATGCCGGCAATCGCCTCTATTTTTCTTCGAAGCGTACCCTCAGCCTTGATCTTAGAGGCGGCGTGGCGTTCTGGCGAGGCTTTGATGAAGAGACACCGCCGGCCTGGTTCTTCGGCGGCGGCCTGACCATCCACAAGGACGTTGATTTCGCAAAAGCAGGAAAACCACTCTTCGCTCCCCCGGAGGTTGGCCTGATCGGCAATGCTCCCCTTTCGCTGATCAGCGGCAAGGTCATGTTTCCTATGAGATTCTGGAAAGGGATATCATTGGCGCCTTTCGGCTCTTACGGGGCGGAGACCGGTTCGAATCCCTATTCGGCTGCTTCCGGTCTCGGTGCCGAAATTCGTCTCTTCGGTGATGATAAGAACGCCGGTCTGAATCCTTACGCCGGATTTCAGCACTATTGGTTACACCAATTCCCCGGCACCGGAAAGGGGTTTTCCTTTTACTTCGGAGCCAGACTCTATCTGACCGACTATATCGCCCTCGATGGTAATACGGGACCGGTTTTCTGGAAAGAGGATACCCCGGAAGATAAGAATTTGAAAGACTGGGTGGCACAGATCGGATTCACCGTTTCATTCGGGAAGGTTCGAGAGAATAAGGATTTGAGCGGCGCTGTCCTGATCCAGAAAAATGAATGGGGGAAGAGTCCTTATGACCAAAAGGCCAACGGCCGTCTTGACGAAAAAGGCCTGCACCGCTACGATGGCGAAGTGCGTGTTTATGCCGCGGACAGCTTTAAGGCAGGGACCGTAATAGATACCGTAATAGATACCGTAATCGTGATTGATAGCTCGAAATGCCCCACCTCCGCAGGCGATTTGACTGATTTGAAATTCTATACTCTTAATCTGGATTTCGATCTCGCCATGGATCCTTTTAATACGCAGGCCGGTCTCCTATCGGAAGCCAAGGGCCGGGATAAAGACATTTTCATCGCAATTCTGTTTAACAAAAAGCATACGGTGGTGAGCAATCTGAATGAGACAAACACCTTCTTCCATTTCGTCGATCTCGACAATTGTCAGTACTTCGGCTATCGCTGGGACGCCAACCGTTCCCGCCAGCCCGAGTACGAACAACATGATGCCCTCGGCATAATTGGCGATAACTACAAGGAGTTGTACTGGGGTAACTTCAATGAATTCGTAAAGCCCGTTTCATGGCTTGATAAAAAGAACGTCATGGATTTCATAAACGGGAGCAGTATGCAGGATAAGATTCTTCAGGTGTTAAGCCGCCAGATTACGGAAGAGGACAGTCTCTTTGTCAGCGCTCCCACACCTGAAGACAGCCTTAAGCTTATTTCGAAGAATTTCCGCATCGGGTATGTAAAATATCCGCAAAGTACGATAGCCAAATTGGAGGGATTCCTCTATTACAGATACAAAAGTCTGGGCGCCGCAGTGATGTATTGTGCCGACCGCAATTCTAATGGCTTGTTTGTCAAGGCCAGAGATACTAGATGGATGGGCTTCGATAGCATCCCCCCCGGAATCGATTCGGAAGCAATAGTGAGGTTCGACCCCGTCGATGATTTCTCCTTTTCAAATCATGTAAAAATGAAAGGAATTCTATCTCAGAGCCTCGCCCTCGATCAGTTTGTTGAATGCGATTCCGAACCATCAGCATTACATGAGCAGATACTCAAAGATTCCGTTTTATCCCGGTTGCGGGCGAATCCCGGGCTCACTATAAGTATTTGTGGTTATACGGATGCAACCCGAATGACTGATACGTGTTTTATGATGAATGGAGGTCAAATGGACCTCAGAGACAGTATCCGTGAAGACAGAGCGCAGAAGCACCTCAGTGAAGCCAGAGCACAGCATGTCAAAAACTATCTTACCAGGATAGGCATAAGGGATGAACAAATTAAAGAGACGAAGGGAATGGGAATCAAATGGCCGTATCGTAATCGAATGCCTGAGGATCGCTGCGTAATCATAGAATTCATAGATTAAAGAGTTGAAATGGAGATTTTTTGAGTTTCCCTGGCGGCATCAACTGCCGCCAGGGAATAACCATAGACCTTGTTGATTCCATGCAAAAATGCAGTTTGGCAGGTCAGGTCTCTTGCAGACCTGACACAATTATGTCAGGAGCGTAAAGCTCCTGACCTACCCAAAAATATTCATTGTTCCGCAGCGTTTTAGATCGCTGCCTCAACGGCGGGCGTGACCCTGCGGCCTTCCCCCCTTCAAAATCCACATCGAACCGATGGTGATTTGGGTCCTTCCCCCATTAATAGAAAGCACAGCTATTTATATGTCTGAAGTCAAAAAGCAATTTATCGGCCCGGGTGGCTATTCCCAGGCTCCGACTTTTGTCGGAGTCTGGGGATGTAATACAACGAACAAAATCGCTACAATATCACTACAACAGAATACAAAAATGAAGAAACGAACTCCCCCTCTCCCGGCCGGGAGAGGACCCAGGGGTGAGGGATCACAAAATCACTATCGATCCGATGGTGATTTGGAGGCACCCCCCTTTTATTGAAAGAAGTTTATTATTATGCCCATTAGCCGGAAACAATTATTAACCAGCCACTACTTCCAACTGTGTCGCGCCCTTAAACTTCTCTCCCCCTATAGTCCGGTGTGCTGTCTGTCACCCTTTTTCAACGAACTTCATCATGGCTACTCCGGCAATAAGTCCAAAACCCACAGCGACATAACCGCGTCAAACCAAAACCACTCACGCCCTGAGAATGTCCGCCAAAAGAAAAACAAACCCATTTCCGACCATCCCTTTCAATTCCCGCAACCAATACTCCGCCAAAATATTACCGAGAAAAATCGAGATCGGAAATGATATGAAAAATTTAGTAAAGCAAAGCCAAAAATGGATATCCCCATGGCAGACAAACCGTTCCGTTGTTTCTATATGGCTTCGCTCCCTTTTCCGTTTCAATTTGCCGATGTAACTCTTTATGATATAATGCATTGTAACAATTATGTTCGCAGGTCGAAATTCCCCCTGAATTCCGCCCTGCGGAATGAATGGGGGTTTCGACACTTCTTCTGAAAGGATTCATGATTTCTTTCCCCCAAATGTGATTGCCACGTATACCATTATTATATAGATTTGACTGTCCTGTGAAATCGATGAATTCGCTCTAACTCAAAGAAAGGATTTGGCCATGATACACTCCATCAAAGAGTTCGAAACCTCCTGGAAACAGCAGTCCAATGGCACCCGCAAAGTGCTCGCGGCCCTTACCGATCAGTCGCTGGCCCAACGTGTCTCCCCCGATGACCGCACGATCGGACGGGTGGCCTGGCATATTGTCGGCTCCGTCTCGGAAATGGGCGGCCGCACCGGATTGAAAATGGCCGGCCCCAAACATGACGACCCGGTCCCCAAAACCGCCAAAGAGATTCTCGATGGCTACGACAAAGCCGCCGCCTCGCTTCTCGAGCAGGTTCAGAAAGACTGGGATGACAAGACCCTCGAGGTTGTCGATGACATGTATGGCGAAAAATGGCCCCGCGGACTGTCGCTCCGGATCATTATCGATCATGAAACCCACCACCGCGGCCAGCTGACTGTTTTGATGCGTCAGGCGGGGCTGAAAGTGCCGGGTGTCTTTGGGCCGGCGCGTGAGGAATGGGCCGCCTATGGGGCGCCGCCTCCGGAAATATAAGCCGCTGCTCTGTCTATAGGCCAATTTCCATGGAATCGGCCAATTCTAATTAGCCGATTCCTTTCCTTTTTTGCGCTGGGATGCAGGCATATTCGGCGTAACCGTTTGCCGGACAAATTATTAATGCCGCGCGGCCTCTTTTTGGGGAACTGAAAAAATATTCTTCATAAGTAGAACTTTCGGGCGTTAATTTTTGTAATAGAGTGTCGAAAGACGGTGTTAGAATTTATGCAATTTATTGTTACCCAAATGTATTTTTTGCTTGCGGATTGCAATGCAATTTAGTTTTATCAGAGGCGATTTTTGGGTCGATGGCTCGTTAGATGGAGGTAAGATATGATTTGCGCATTCTGTGGTGAGAAGTTTATGGGCAAGCCGGTTAAGCAGGGTGGACAGTTCTACTGTTCAATCGAGTGCGCTGATATGGCCGCCGAGGTCGTTTCCGAGGATGAAGATTACGAAGAAGATGAAAACCTCGACATAGAAAACTATGAAGAAGAAGATGAATATTGATTAATATTCCGGCTTTTGAGACTTAGAGGTTCCCTGCGCTCACGGTGGTGCAGGGAGCTTTTTTATTCCCGGGAAATTTTCAGAATTTCGAAGCGAATGACCCCCGCCGGCACTTTTATCTCCAGCTGATCGCCGACCGCTTTCCCCAGCAAACCGGCGCCGATTGGTGACTTAATAGAGATAATATCATTGTCAACATCAACCTCCTCGGCCGGCACCAGCTTGTACTCGATCTCCTCACCGCTGCGGAGATCCCTGACCCGCACCCGGGCAAAAATATAAGCCTTGTCCGAGGGGATATTATCGCTATCAAATGAGCGCACCCGACTCAACTTATCCTCCAGCTCGGCGATTTTCCGCTCGATATGGGTCTGCGCCTCTTTGGCTGCATGGTACTCGGCATTTTCCGACAAGTCGCCCATCTGCCGGGCCCGCTTGATTTCGGATAGAATGTGCGGACGATCCTCCGTTTTGAGCTTTTTCAGCTCCTGCTCCAGCTTCAACCGTCCCTGCTTGGATAAATAAATAGGCTCGTCATTCATAATCTGATTATAACAGGACTTTCCCGATTTTGAAAGAGTCTTTTTTCACCTATCGGCCAAACCTTTGTACTCTTGAGGGCCGCAGAGCGCTCACGGTGTTCTAAGAAAACTTTTCCCGCCCAGACAAGAAGATTTTAACCTTCATTACAGTCGTCAGGATGCGCCTCTTTTCCATAACGCATTGAGCCTTTGGATAATAGCTTCATCTTCTCTTACCGGCACTCGCTTTGCCTTCACTATCACCTGAGAATAGGATTTTTATACTATGGAAGGTGAAGATGAGAATCATTCTAATTTTGCTAATCCTTGTCATTCTGCTGGTAGCCGTGAGTTGGTTCAGGCCGGCTTTCTGCACCGAGATTGACCAGGAAAAACTGGTCCGAGATTATCTCGACCAGAAGAAGGAATCTGCCAACAAAGAGGGGGAGACATATGCAACCCCCGATCTTTATGGTTCGGCACAGGAAACGGCGCCGAGCGCCGGAAGTCTTCCGGGCAGCAAAATTGTGCCGGGAATTGATTCCATTCCTCAAACGACCCTGCGCGATAATTCGCCGGACTCTCTTGAGCCGTTTGGTTACAGCCTCTTTAATGCCCCTTCCGAGTTGTCCTCACCGCCGGAGGTGGCTGATGCCGCCGATTACCTTCTCGGTCCCGGCGATAATATCATCATCTATCTCTGGGGAAAAGTGGAAAAGGAGTACAACCTTACTGTTGACCGCCAGGGAAAGATATTCATCCCCAAAGCGGGCGAAATTATCGTCTGGGGTCAGACTCTTTCGGAGTTTGAGACTCAAGTCAATAAAAAGCTTTCGGCCGTTTACAGCGATTTCAAATCCTCGATTACATTGGG
The Candidatus Zixiibacteriota bacterium genome window above contains:
- a CDS encoding pseudouridine synthase — encoded protein: MIRINKFLSLCGVTSRRGAEQLISEKRVTVNDVTIDRLGTIVDEENDVVKVDGTVAGLTRKKFYVLLNKPKMVLTTLHDPFKRKTVQYYVKTLGARVYPVGRLDYDTEGALILTNDGELAYRLAHPKYEIKKIYQALVVGAFTADHAAEVSKGIKLDDGHIGHAEVEILDSIVRRSVVRLTLTEGHKREIKQLMKSVGHHVIDLRRVEFAGLRVDDLKPGRWRHLNHLEIRKLKDMVGIE
- a CDS encoding transposase, yielding MRMMLLPPLETFIPEDHPIRRLNKVVDLSFVHEAVRGQYCQDNGRPSIDPEVIIRLFLLQAVEEIAHVRDLIRQAHVNLAYRWFIGYDLDEKLPDHSTLSRALDRFGDKVFNELFTKSIAQCKASGLIEGRGEFVSSFLHSLVVFL
- a CDS encoding DinB family protein, with product MIHSIKEFETSWKQQSNGTRKVLAALTDQSLAQRVSPDDRTIGRVAWHIVGSVSEMGGRTGLKMAGPKHDDPVPKTAKEILDGYDKAAASLLEQVQKDWDDKTLEVVDDMYGEKWPRGLSLRIIIDHETHHRGQLTVLMRQAGLKVPGVFGPAREEWAAYGAPPPEI
- the greA gene encoding transcription elongation factor GreA encodes the protein MNDEPIYLSKQGRLKLEQELKKLKTEDRPHILSEIKRARQMGDLSENAEYHAAKEAQTHIERKIAELEDKLSRVRSFDSDNIPSDKAYIFARVRVRDLRSGEEIEYKLVPAEEVDVDNDIISIKSPIGAGLLGKAVGDQLEIKVPAGVIRFEILKISRE